A stretch of Bacillus pseudomycoides DNA encodes these proteins:
- the deoC gene encoding deoxyribose-phosphate aldolase encodes MNYAKLIDHTLLKPDTKKEAIVTLCEEAKKHDFASVCVNPTWVETAAELLKGTDVKVCTVIGFPLGENTPETKAFETQDAIAKGATEVDMVINIGALKDKNDELVERDVRAVVEAAKGKALVKIIIETCLLTEEEKIRACELSVTAGVDFVKTSTGFSTGGATVEDVALMRKTVGPKIGVKASGGVRSEEDMDAMVKAGATRIGTSSGVALVSGKTATTDY; translated from the coding sequence ATGAACTATGCAAAATTAATTGACCACACATTATTAAAACCGGATACAAAAAAAGAAGCGATTGTTACATTATGTGAAGAAGCAAAGAAACATGACTTCGCGTCTGTATGTGTAAACCCTACTTGGGTCGAAACAGCAGCTGAATTATTAAAAGGTACAGATGTAAAAGTTTGTACAGTAATCGGATTCCCGCTTGGGGAAAATACACCAGAAACAAAAGCATTTGAAACGCAGGATGCAATTGCAAAAGGTGCAACAGAAGTTGATATGGTAATTAACATCGGTGCATTAAAAGATAAAAATGATGAATTAGTAGAGCGTGACGTTCGTGCAGTTGTAGAAGCTGCAAAAGGAAAAGCGCTTGTGAAAATTATTATTGAAACATGCCTATTGACAGAAGAAGAAAAGATTCGTGCTTGTGAATTGTCTGTAACAGCAGGTGTAGACTTTGTAAAAACATCAACTGGCTTCTCAACAGGTGGAGCAACAGTAGAAGATGTAGCGTTAATGAGAAAAACAGTTGGACCCAAAATCGGTGTAAAAGCTTCTGGCGGTGTTCGTAGTGAGGAAGACATGGATGCAATGGTAAAAGCGGGAGCAACACGCATCGGAACAAGTTCTGGTGTTGCGCTAGTAAGTGGAAAAACAGCAACAACTGATTATTAA
- the mtaB gene encoding tRNA (N(6)-L-threonylcarbamoyladenosine(37)-C(2))-methylthiotransferase MtaB, with the protein MATVAFHTLGCKVNHYETEAIWQLFKQGGYERTEYEKKADVYVINTCTVTNTGDKKSRQVIRRAVRQNPDAVICVTGCYAQTSPAEIMAIPGVDIVVGTQDREKMLGYIEEYRKERQPINAVRNIMKTRVYEELDVPYFTDRTRASLKIQEGCNNFCTFCIIPWARGLMRSRDGKEVIKQAQQLVDAGYKEIVLTGIHTGGYGEDMKDYNLAGLLRDMEAEVNGLKRLRISSIEASQISDEVIEVLDKSEVVVRHLHIPLQSGSNTVLKRMRRKYTMEFFQERLDRLKEALPGLAITSDVIVGFPGETEEEFMETYNFIKENRFSELHVFPYSKRTGTPAARMDDQIPEEVKNDRVHRLIELSNQLAKEYASQFEGEVLEIIPEEPFKDGDREGLYVGYTDNYLKVVFEGSEELIGKLVKVKITKAGYPYNEAQFVRVLEDDVKKESASA; encoded by the coding sequence ATGGCAACTGTTGCGTTTCACACGTTAGGTTGTAAAGTAAACCACTATGAAACAGAAGCAATTTGGCAACTATTTAAACAAGGTGGTTATGAAAGAACTGAATATGAAAAGAAAGCTGATGTGTATGTAATCAATACATGTACAGTAACAAATACTGGAGACAAAAAAAGCCGTCAAGTTATTCGACGTGCTGTACGTCAAAATCCAGACGCTGTTATTTGTGTAACAGGATGTTACGCACAAACATCTCCAGCGGAAATCATGGCGATTCCAGGTGTTGATATCGTTGTTGGTACGCAAGATCGTGAAAAGATGCTAGGGTATATCGAAGAATATCGTAAAGAGCGTCAGCCAATTAATGCTGTCCGCAATATTATGAAAACACGCGTATATGAAGAATTAGATGTACCTTATTTCACTGACCGTACACGTGCATCTTTAAAAATACAAGAAGGATGCAATAACTTCTGTACGTTCTGTATTATTCCTTGGGCACGTGGTTTAATGCGTTCTCGTGATGGGAAAGAAGTTATTAAACAAGCGCAGCAATTAGTGGATGCAGGTTATAAAGAAATCGTATTAACTGGTATTCATACAGGTGGATACGGTGAAGACATGAAGGATTATAACTTAGCTGGATTACTTCGCGACATGGAAGCAGAGGTAAATGGTTTAAAACGCCTTCGTATTTCTTCAATTGAAGCGAGTCAAATTTCAGATGAAGTAATTGAAGTGCTAGATAAATCTGAAGTAGTTGTGCGTCACTTGCACATTCCACTGCAATCAGGATCTAACACTGTATTAAAACGTATGCGCCGTAAATATACGATGGAATTTTTCCAAGAGCGCTTAGATCGTTTGAAAGAGGCATTGCCAGGTCTTGCAATTACATCAGATGTAATTGTTGGTTTCCCTGGCGAGACGGAAGAGGAGTTTATGGAAACGTATAATTTCATTAAAGAAAATCGTTTCTCTGAACTACATGTTTTCCCTTATTCAAAGCGTACAGGAACACCTGCGGCTCGTATGGATGACCAAATTCCAGAAGAAGTAAAAAATGATCGTGTTCACCGTTTAATTGAATTATCGAATCAATTAGCAAAAGAATATGCTTCTCAATTTGAAGGAGAAGTTCTTGAAATTATTCCAGAAGAACCTTTCAAAGATGGCGATCGTGAAGGATTATATGTAGGTTATACAGATAACTACTTAAAAGTTGTTTTTGAGGGATCTGAAGAATTAATTGGCAAACTAGTCAAAGTGAAGATTACAAAAGCTGGTTATCCATATAACGAAGCGCAATTTGTTCGTGTTCTTGAAGACGATGTGAAAAAAGAATCAGCAAGCGCGTAA
- a CDS encoding 16S rRNA (uracil(1498)-N(3))-methyltransferase produces MQRYFVEEKYVNDASIRIVGDDVHHIARVMRMSAGDHIYCCVNGKTAMCTIAEITSEFVDSAIVEWIEASSELPVFVTIASGLPKGDKLELIFQKGTELGAAAFLPFQASRSIVKWDAKKADKKVERLKKIVKEAAEQSHRSEIPDVHASASFQQLLAMSGDYDVCLVAYEEEAKQGEKANFAKALTALERGQKLLIVFGPEGGLSEEEISALREHKFVPCSLGPRILRTETAPLYALSAASYHFELMR; encoded by the coding sequence ATGCAACGTTATTTTGTAGAAGAGAAATATGTAAATGATGCAAGTATTCGTATTGTAGGTGATGATGTGCATCATATCGCAAGAGTGATGCGTATGTCAGCTGGTGACCACATTTATTGCTGTGTAAACGGTAAAACGGCAATGTGTACAATTGCTGAAATTACCAGTGAATTTGTGGATAGTGCTATTGTAGAATGGATAGAGGCGTCAAGCGAACTGCCAGTGTTCGTAACGATTGCAAGTGGACTGCCGAAAGGAGACAAGCTTGAATTAATTTTTCAAAAAGGAACTGAGCTTGGAGCAGCCGCATTTTTACCATTTCAAGCATCGCGTTCTATCGTAAAATGGGATGCGAAAAAAGCAGATAAAAAAGTTGAGCGTTTGAAAAAAATTGTGAAAGAAGCGGCAGAACAATCGCATAGAAGTGAAATTCCAGATGTACATGCTTCGGCATCATTTCAACAATTGCTTGCGATGAGCGGTGATTATGATGTTTGCCTTGTTGCATATGAAGAGGAAGCAAAGCAAGGTGAAAAAGCTAATTTTGCGAAGGCTTTAACGGCACTTGAACGAGGTCAAAAACTGTTGATTGTATTTGGCCCAGAAGGTGGTTTGTCTGAGGAAGAAATTTCTGCGCTTCGTGAACATAAATTTGTACCATGTAGTTTAGGACCGAGGATTTTACGAACAGAAACGGCGCCGCTTTACGCGTTAAGTGCCGCTTCTTATCATTTTGAATTGATGAGGTGA
- the prmA gene encoding 50S ribosomal protein L11 methyltransferase, whose amino-acid sequence MKWSEISIHTTEEAVEAVSHILHEAGASGVAIEDPAELTKEREQQYGEIYALNPSEYPEDGVLIKAYFPQTDSLHETVASVKSSIDVLPSFDIEIGTGNITINEVDEEDWATAWKKYYHPVRISDTFTIVPTWEEYTPSSLDEKIIELDPGMAFGTGTHPTTTMCIRALEKTVQPGNTVIDVGTGSGVLSIAAAKLGAASVQAYDLDPVAVESAEMNVRLNKTDDVVSVGQNSLLEGIEGPVDLIVANLLAEIILLFPEDAARVVKQGGLFITSGIIAAKEKTISEALEKAGFTIEEVLRMEDWVAIIARNA is encoded by the coding sequence GTGAAATGGTCAGAAATTAGTATTCATACAACAGAGGAAGCAGTAGAAGCTGTCTCTCATATTTTACACGAAGCAGGTGCTAGCGGCGTAGCAATTGAAGATCCGGCAGAGTTAACAAAAGAGCGTGAGCAACAGTATGGTGAAATTTATGCACTCAATCCATCTGAATATCCAGAGGATGGTGTGTTAATAAAAGCATACTTCCCGCAAACGGATTCTTTACATGAAACAGTTGCAAGTGTAAAATCATCTATTGATGTACTTCCATCTTTCGACATCGAAATTGGTACAGGAAATATTACGATTAATGAAGTCGATGAGGAAGACTGGGCGACTGCTTGGAAAAAATATTATCATCCAGTTCGAATTTCTGATACATTCACAATTGTGCCGACATGGGAAGAATATACACCTTCTTCTCTCGATGAAAAAATTATTGAATTAGATCCAGGGATGGCGTTTGGTACAGGGACGCATCCAACAACAACAATGTGTATTCGTGCGTTAGAAAAAACAGTTCAGCCAGGTAATACAGTAATTGATGTTGGAACAGGTTCTGGTGTATTAAGTATTGCTGCAGCAAAATTAGGTGCGGCATCTGTTCAAGCATATGACTTAGATCCAGTTGCAGTTGAAAGTGCAGAGATGAATGTTCGTTTAAATAAAACGGACGATGTCGTATCTGTAGGACAAAATAGTTTATTAGAAGGTATTGAAGGCCCGGTAGATTTGATTGTAGCGAATTTACTTGCGGAAATTATTCTTTTATTCCCTGAAGATGCGGCGCGAGTTGTAAAACAGGGCGGACTATTTATTACATCTGGTATTATTGCAGCAAAAGAAAAAACGATTTCTGAAGCTCTAGAAAAAGCTGGATTTACAATTGAAGAAGTGTTAAGAATGGAAGATTGGGTAGCAATCATTGCACGAAATGCGTAA
- the dnaJ gene encoding chaperone protein DnaJ: MNKRDYYEVLGLSKGASKDEIKKAYRRLAKKYHPDVSKEENAIEKFKEVQEAYEVLSDDQKRAQYDQFGHTDPNQGFGGFGGGDFGGGFGFEDIFSSFFGGGGGRRRDPNAPRQGADLQYQVTLDFEEAIFGKELNVEIPVEDPCDTCHGSGAKPGTSKETCKHCSGTGQVSVEQNTPFGRIVNRQACNHCSGTGQMIKEKCTTCHGSGKVRKRKKINVKIPAGIDNGQQIRVSGKGEAGVNGGPAGDLYVVVHVRNHEFFERDGDHIICEMPLTFAQVALGAEVEVPTVHGKVKLKIPAGTQTGTEFRLKGKGAPNVRGYGQGDQYVVVRVVVPTKLTSHQKELLREFAGQEDQDDSLFGKLKRAFKGE; this comes from the coding sequence ATGAATAAAAGAGATTATTATGAGGTGCTTGGTCTTAGTAAGGGCGCTTCAAAAGATGAAATAAAAAAAGCATACCGTCGTTTGGCGAAAAAATATCATCCAGACGTAAGTAAAGAAGAAAATGCAATTGAAAAGTTTAAAGAAGTACAAGAAGCGTATGAAGTGTTAAGTGATGATCAAAAACGTGCGCAGTACGATCAATTTGGTCATACTGATCCAAATCAAGGTTTCGGTGGCTTCGGCGGTGGAGACTTTGGTGGTGGCTTCGGGTTTGAAGACATCTTTAGCTCATTCTTTGGCGGAGGTGGCGGCAGACGTCGTGATCCAAATGCGCCGCGTCAAGGGGCTGACTTACAATACCAAGTTACTTTAGACTTTGAAGAAGCGATTTTTGGTAAAGAATTAAATGTCGAGATTCCAGTTGAAGACCCTTGTGATACATGTCATGGTAGTGGGGCAAAACCAGGAACTTCAAAAGAAACATGTAAACATTGTTCAGGAACAGGTCAAGTGAGCGTAGAACAAAATACACCATTTGGTCGTATTGTAAATCGTCAAGCATGTAACCATTGTTCAGGAACTGGCCAAATGATTAAAGAGAAATGTACAACATGTCATGGCTCTGGAAAAGTGCGTAAACGTAAAAAAATTAACGTTAAAATTCCAGCAGGTATTGATAATGGCCAACAAATCCGTGTGTCTGGTAAAGGTGAAGCGGGTGTGAACGGTGGCCCGGCTGGGGACTTATATGTTGTTGTTCATGTAAGAAATCATGAATTCTTCGAGCGTGATGGGGATCATATTATTTGTGAAATGCCATTAACATTCGCGCAAGTAGCACTTGGTGCTGAAGTGGAAGTTCCAACTGTTCATGGAAAAGTGAAATTAAAAATTCCAGCAGGGACACAAACTGGAACGGAATTCCGCTTAAAAGGAAAAGGAGCTCCAAATGTACGTGGATATGGTCAAGGTGATCAATACGTAGTCGTTCGTGTTGTTGTACCGACGAAATTAACATCACATCAAAAAGAGTTATTGCGTGAATTTGCAGGACAAGAAGATCAAGATGATAGCTTATTCGGAAAGCTTAAACGAGCTTTCAAAGGGGAATAA
- the dnaK gene encoding chaperone protein DnaK, whose product MSKIIGIDLGTTNSCVAVMEGGEPKVIPNPEGNRTTPSVVAFKNEERQVGEVAKRQAITNPNTIMSVKRHMGTDYKVEVEGKDYTPQEISAIILQNLKASAEAYLGETVTKAVITVPAYFNDAERQATKDAGRIAGLEVERIINEPTAAALAYGLEKQDEEQKVLVYDLGGGTFDVSILELADGTFEVISTAGDNRLGGDDFDQVIIDHLVAEFKKENNIDLSQDKMALQRLKDAAEKAKKDLSGVTQTQISLPFISAGAAGPLHLELNLTRAKFEELSANLVERTLEPTRRALKDAGLSPSELDKVILVGGSTRIPAVQEAIKRETGKEPYKGVNPDEVVALGAAVQGGVLTGDVKGVLLLDVTPLSLGIETMGGVFTKLIDRNTTIPTSKSQVFSTAADNQPAVDIHVLQGERPMSADNKTLGRFQLTDIPPAPRGIPQIEVTFDIDANGIVNVRAKDLGTSKEQTITIQSSSGLSDEEVDRMVQEAEANADADQKRKEEVELRNEADQLVFQTDKVVKDLEGKVDAAEVAKATEAKEALQAAIEKNDLDEIRAKKDALQEIVQQLTVKLYEQAQAAAGQAEGAQGAQDAGAKKDNVVDAEFEEVKEDK is encoded by the coding sequence ATGAGTAAAATTATCGGTATTGACTTAGGTACAACAAACTCTTGTGTAGCTGTTATGGAAGGTGGAGAACCAAAGGTTATCCCAAATCCAGAAGGGAACCGTACAACACCTTCTGTTGTAGCTTTCAAAAATGAAGAGCGTCAAGTTGGGGAAGTAGCGAAGCGTCAAGCAATTACGAACCCAAATACAATCATGTCTGTTAAACGTCATATGGGTACAGACTACAAAGTAGAAGTTGAAGGTAAAGATTACACACCTCAAGAAATTTCTGCAATCATTTTACAAAACTTAAAAGCTTCTGCTGAAGCGTACTTAGGTGAAACAGTAACGAAAGCTGTTATCACAGTACCAGCATACTTCAACGATGCAGAGCGCCAAGCAACAAAGGACGCTGGTCGTATTGCTGGTTTAGAAGTAGAACGTATTATTAACGAACCAACGGCAGCTGCGCTTGCTTACGGTTTAGAAAAACAAGACGAAGAACAAAAAGTTCTTGTATACGACTTAGGTGGCGGTACATTTGACGTATCTATCCTTGAATTAGCAGATGGAACATTTGAAGTTATTTCAACTGCTGGTGACAATCGTCTTGGTGGTGACGACTTTGACCAAGTTATCATCGATCATTTAGTAGCTGAATTCAAAAAAGAAAATAACATTGATTTAAGCCAAGATAAAATGGCACTTCAACGTTTGAAAGATGCAGCTGAAAAAGCGAAAAAAGATCTTTCAGGTGTAACACAAACGCAAATTTCATTACCATTCATTAGTGCTGGAGCTGCTGGTCCATTACACTTAGAATTAAACTTAACAAGAGCGAAATTTGAAGAACTTTCAGCTAACCTTGTTGAAAGAACATTAGAACCAACTCGTCGTGCATTAAAAGATGCTGGTCTTTCTCCAAGTGAATTAGATAAGGTTATTCTTGTTGGTGGTTCTACTCGTATTCCTGCTGTACAAGAAGCAATTAAACGTGAAACTGGTAAAGAACCATATAAAGGCGTTAACCCTGATGAAGTTGTAGCATTAGGTGCTGCAGTACAGGGGGGAGTACTTACTGGTGATGTAAAAGGCGTTCTATTATTAGACGTAACTCCACTTTCTTTAGGTATTGAAACTATGGGTGGCGTATTTACAAAATTAATCGATCGTAACACAACAATTCCAACAAGTAAGTCACAAGTGTTCTCAACTGCTGCTGATAACCAGCCTGCAGTAGACATTCACGTATTACAAGGTGAGCGTCCAATGTCAGCTGACAACAAAACATTAGGTCGCTTCCAATTAACAGATATCCCACCAGCACCACGTGGTATTCCACAAATCGAAGTAACATTCGATATTGATGCGAACGGTATCGTAAATGTACGTGCAAAAGACTTAGGAACAAGCAAAGAACAAACAATTACAATCCAATCTTCTTCAGGTCTTTCTGATGAAGAAGTAGATCGTATGGTTCAAGAAGCTGAAGCAAATGCTGATGCTGACCAAAAGCGTAAGGAAGAAGTGGAACTTCGTAATGAAGCTGACCAACTTGTATTCCAAACAGATAAAGTTGTAAAAGATTTAGAAGGTAAAGTAGATGCAGCTGAAGTAGCGAAAGCAACAGAAGCGAAAGAGGCATTACAAGCGGCGATCGAGAAGAATGATCTTGATGAAATCCGTGCGAAAAAAGACGCTCTTCAAGAAATCGTACAACAATTAACTGTAAAATTATATGAGCAAGCTCAAGCGGCTGCCGGGCAAGCAGAAGGTGCACAAGGAGCACAAGATGCTGGCGCGAAAAAAGACAATGTAGTTGACGCTGAGTTTGAAGAAGTAAAAGAAGATAAGTAA
- the grpE gene encoding nucleotide exchange factor GrpE yields MEERNEQVVEEAKETQTEESITAENNEEPVVEEKSEAALLQEKVDELQAKLTETEGRTLRLQADFENYKRRVQLDKQAAEKYRSQSLVSDILPALDNFERAMQVEASDEQMKSLLQGMEMVYRQLLEALAKEGVEAIGAVGKQFDPHEHQAVMQVEDSEFESNAVVEEFQKGYKLKDRVIRPSMVKVNQ; encoded by the coding sequence GTGGAAGAGCGTAACGAACAAGTAGTTGAAGAAGCGAAAGAAACGCAAACTGAGGAATCTATTACAGCAGAAAACAATGAAGAACCTGTAGTAGAAGAAAAAAGTGAAGCGGCTCTTTTACAAGAAAAGGTAGATGAATTGCAAGCGAAATTGACGGAAACGGAAGGTCGCACACTACGTCTACAAGCTGATTTTGAAAACTATAAGCGCCGCGTTCAATTGGATAAGCAAGCGGCTGAAAAATATAGATCACAAAGTCTTGTGTCAGATATTTTGCCGGCTCTTGATAACTTTGAAAGAGCGATGCAAGTGGAAGCGAGCGACGAGCAGATGAAGTCCTTACTACAAGGGATGGAAATGGTATATCGTCAATTGCTAGAAGCACTGGCTAAAGAAGGTGTTGAAGCGATTGGAGCTGTTGGTAAACAGTTTGATCCGCATGAACATCAAGCTGTTATGCAAGTAGAAGACAGCGAGTTTGAATCAAACGCGGTTGTGGAAGAATTCCAAAAAGGCTATAAGCTGAAAGATCGTGTGATTCGCCCATCAATGGTAAAAGTAAATCAATAA
- the hrcA gene encoding heat-inducible transcriptional repressor HrcA: MLTERQLLILQTIIDDFIGSAQPVGSRTLAKKDEITFSSATIRNEMADLEELGFIEKTHSSSGRVPSEKGYRFYVDHLLAPQNLPNEEIVQIKDLFAERIFEAEKVAQQSAQILSELTNYTAIVLGPKVSANKLKNVQIVPLDHQTAVAIIVTDTGHVQSKTITVPESVDLSDLEKMVNILNEKLSGVPMAELHNKILKEIVTVLRGYVHNYDSARKILDGTFQVPLSEKIYFGGKSNMLSQPEFHDIQKVRSLLTMIDNEAAFYDILRNKQVGIQVKIGRENSSTAMEDCSLISATYSIGEEQLGTIAILGPTRMQYSRVISLLQLFTRQFTDGLNGVYKSK; the protein is encoded by the coding sequence GTTGGGTCAAGAACGTTGGCTAAAAAAGATGAAATTACATTTAGTTCAGCTACCATTCGAAATGAAATGGCAGATTTAGAGGAACTAGGATTTATTGAAAAAACGCACAGTTCTTCTGGACGGGTTCCTTCAGAAAAAGGGTATCGATTTTATGTAGATCATCTTTTAGCACCACAGAACTTACCAAATGAGGAGATTGTGCAGATTAAAGATTTATTTGCTGAAAGAATTTTTGAAGCGGAAAAGGTTGCACAGCAATCCGCTCAAATTTTATCAGAACTCACAAATTATACGGCGATAGTTCTTGGACCGAAAGTGAGTGCAAATAAGCTTAAAAATGTACAAATTGTTCCGCTGGATCACCAAACAGCAGTCGCGATTATTGTAACGGATACAGGGCATGTACAAAGCAAAACGATTACCGTTCCGGAATCTGTTGATTTATCAGATTTAGAAAAGATGGTTAATATTTTAAATGAAAAGCTATCTGGTGTACCGATGGCAGAATTACACAATAAAATTTTAAAAGAGATTGTGACAGTTCTCCGTGGATATGTCCATAATTATGATAGTGCAAGGAAAATATTAGATGGTACATTTCAAGTGCCTTTATCGGAAAAGATATACTTTGGCGGGAAATCCAATATGCTTTCGCAGCCAGAGTTTCATGATATCCAAAAGGTACGCTCCTTGCTGACAATGATCGATAATGAAGCCGCGTTTTACGATATTTTGCGTAACAAACAAGTCGGTATTCAAGTGAAAATCGGTCGGGAAAATTCTTCGACTGCTATGGAAGATTGTAGCTTGATTTCTGCAACGTATTCCATTGGGGAAGAACAGCTTGGAACAATTGCAATCCTAGGTCCGACGAGAATGCAATATTCTCGTGTAATTAGTCTGTTACAATTGTTTACAAGACAATTTACAGATGGTTTAAACGGAGTGTATAAATCAAAATAA